One part of the Thermithiobacillus tepidarius DSM 3134 genome encodes these proteins:
- a CDS encoding restriction endonuclease: MAGAQLIRALAQFGQYLLPAAFLIGAVLSALKQRQRGQLVEQTRARGQQSALLDMNWREFEMLVGEACRRKGYGVVETGGHGPDGGVDLVLRKGGELYLVKCKQWKALKVGVDVVRALYGVMAARGATGGFVVTAGRFTADARAFAQGRNIELIEGEQLLAMIQGAKSAGMTQASTPAASQAPAAPACPRCGAAMVRRTARQGGNAGRAFWGCSAFPACRGTTAIE, from the coding sequence ATGGCCGGCGCGCAACTCATCAGGGCCCTGGCCCAGTTCGGCCAGTACCTGCTCCCCGCCGCCTTTCTGATCGGCGCGGTCTTGTCGGCGCTCAAACAGCGCCAACGTGGCCAACTGGTCGAGCAAACCCGGGCCCGCGGCCAGCAGAGCGCTCTGCTGGACATGAACTGGCGGGAGTTTGAAATGCTGGTCGGCGAGGCCTGCCGGCGCAAGGGTTACGGTGTGGTCGAGACCGGCGGCCATGGCCCGGATGGCGGCGTGGACCTAGTCTTGCGCAAGGGCGGCGAGCTTTACCTGGTGAAGTGCAAGCAATGGAAGGCGCTCAAGGTTGGAGTGGATGTCGTGCGCGCGCTGTATGGCGTCATGGCGGCCCGGGGCGCGACTGGCGGCTTTGTGGTGACGGCCGGGCGCTTCACGGCGGATGCGCGAGCCTTCGCCCAAGGGCGGAACATCGAGCTGATCGAAGGCGAGCAGTTGCTGGCCATGATCCAGGGCGCGAAAAGCGCCGGCATGACCCAGGCCTCCACCCCCGCCGCGTCTCAAGCACCTGCGGCCCCCGCCTGTCCCCGCTGCGGCGCTGCCATGGTCCGGCGCACGGCTAGGCAGGGCGGCAATGCGGGCCGGGCGTTCTGGGGCTGCTCGGCATTTCCCGCTTGCCGGGGCACCACGGCAATCGAATAA
- a CDS encoding c-type cytochrome → MNGSAKLGTILFLCLGAGGAWAAPTDVVKRGEYLVQSIGCADCHAPKLSGMQPNPALSLSGHPEKAKLPPKPGNSGPWILGTGDLTAWVGPWGTSFASNLTPDKDTGLGQWTAEEFIKTMRNGKRRGTGRPLLPPMPWFNYAKLTDDDLKAIFAYLQTLKPIRNRVPAPLPPAQQR, encoded by the coding sequence ATGAACGGCTCTGCGAAGCTGGGCACCATTCTATTTTTATGTCTCGGCGCCGGCGGCGCGTGGGCGGCGCCAACGGATGTCGTCAAACGCGGGGAGTACCTGGTCCAGTCCATTGGCTGCGCCGATTGCCATGCGCCGAAGCTCAGCGGCATGCAGCCCAATCCCGCGCTGTCTTTGTCCGGCCACCCGGAAAAGGCCAAGCTGCCACCCAAGCCCGGCAACAGCGGCCCATGGATCCTGGGCACGGGCGACCTGACCGCTTGGGTGGGGCCGTGGGGCACCAGCTTTGCCTCCAACCTCACGCCCGACAAGGACACCGGCTTGGGCCAGTGGACGGCAGAGGAGTTCATCAAGACCATGCGCAACGGCAAGCGCCGCGGGACGGGACGCCCCCTGCTTCCGCCGATGCCCTGGTTCAACTACGCCAAGCTGACGGACGACGATCTGAAGGCGATCTTCGCGTATCTGCAGACGCTCAAACCCATCCGCAACCGGGTGCCCGCCCCGCTCCCTCCCGCTCAGCAGCGGTAG
- a CDS encoding MnmC family methyltransferase yields MPQRDWVPTADGTVTLRAANGETYNDLEGGVHTAFSAFAYGASLLMAGERVSVLDIGFGLGVNAAAAWATLRDIGAQLVLTAIEPDPEILDCFGDWPAPFTLREPREDMAKAMRGQPVKNLEMRLLKETLQDAGSAISAGYHAIFFDPWSPAVQPELWQPELLADLYKRLRPGGHLVARSYGTEPLAPFTAAGLDAELLRWPGGRAESVRVSKPKP; encoded by the coding sequence ATGCCTCAGCGCGATTGGGTTCCTACCGCCGACGGCACCGTCACCCTGCGCGCCGCCAACGGCGAGACCTACAACGACCTGGAAGGCGGCGTGCACACCGCCTTCTCGGCCTTTGCCTACGGCGCCTCGCTGCTGATGGCCGGCGAGCGGGTCAGCGTGCTCGACATCGGCTTCGGGCTCGGCGTGAACGCCGCGGCCGCCTGGGCCACCCTGCGCGACATCGGCGCCCAGCTGGTGCTCACCGCCATCGAGCCCGATCCGGAGATCCTGGACTGCTTCGGCGACTGGCCCGCGCCCTTCACCCTGCGCGAGCCGCGCGAGGACATGGCCAAGGCCATGCGCGGCCAGCCGGTCAAGAACCTGGAAATGCGCCTGCTGAAGGAAACGCTGCAGGACGCCGGCAGCGCCATCTCCGCCGGCTACCACGCCATCTTCTTCGACCCCTGGAGCCCCGCCGTCCAGCCCGAGCTCTGGCAGCCCGAGCTGCTGGCCGACCTCTACAAGCGCCTGCGCCCCGGCGGCCACCTGGTCGCCCGCAGCTACGGCACCGAGCCGCTGGCGCCCTTCACGGCGGCCGGCCTGGACGCCGAGCTGCTGCGCTGGCCCGGCGGGCGCGCCGAGAGCGTGCGGGTGAGCAAGCCCAAGCCCTAA
- a CDS encoding aspartate kinase produces the protein MALIVQKFGGTSVGSPERIRNVANKVLAEMAKGNQVVVVVSAMSGETDRLIKLAREMHARPPERELDMLISTGEQVTIALLAMGLESLGQPARSYTGGQVAIQTDSVHTKARIVSIDEHRIREDLAAGRVVVVAGFQGVDAAGNITTLGRGGSDTTAVAIAAALKADECHIYTDVDGVYTTDPRIEPRARRLDRITFEEMLEMASLGAKVLQTRSVEFAGKYNVPVRVLSSFAEGPGTLVTCEEAAMEEAKVSGIAFNRNEAKITIVGVPDRPGIAHSILGAVSAASINVDMIIQNVSEHGKTDFTFTVERNDFDKALEIVQKIGRELDAEAVQGDNRIVKISIVGVGMRSHAGIAATMFETLARENINIQMISTSEIKISVVVDEKYLELAVRALHEAFGLDKAA, from the coding sequence ATGGCATTGATCGTACAGAAGTTCGGCGGCACCTCCGTGGGCTCGCCGGAGCGCATCCGCAATGTGGCAAACAAGGTCCTGGCGGAGATGGCCAAGGGCAACCAGGTGGTCGTGGTGGTGTCGGCCATGTCCGGCGAGACCGACCGCCTCATCAAGCTGGCCAGGGAAATGCACGCTCGCCCGCCGGAGCGAGAGCTCGACATGCTCATTTCCACCGGCGAGCAGGTGACCATCGCGCTGCTGGCCATGGGCCTGGAGAGCCTGGGCCAGCCGGCGCGCTCCTATACCGGCGGCCAGGTTGCCATCCAGACCGACTCGGTGCATACCAAGGCGCGCATCGTCAGCATCGACGAGCACCGCATCCGCGAGGACCTGGCCGCCGGGCGCGTGGTGGTGGTGGCGGGCTTCCAGGGCGTGGACGCGGCGGGCAACATCACCACCCTCGGGCGCGGCGGCTCGGACACCACCGCCGTCGCCATCGCCGCCGCCCTCAAGGCCGACGAGTGCCACATCTACACCGACGTGGACGGCGTCTACACGACCGATCCGCGCATCGAGCCGCGCGCCCGCCGTCTCGACCGCATCACCTTCGAGGAAATGCTCGAAATGGCCAGCCTCGGTGCCAAGGTCCTGCAGACCCGCTCCGTCGAGTTCGCCGGCAAGTACAACGTCCCCGTGCGCGTGCTGTCCTCCTTTGCGGAGGGCCCCGGCACGCTGGTTACCTGTGAGGAAGCAGCCATGGAAGAAGCCAAGGTCTCCGGCATCGCCTTCAACCGCAACGAAGCCAAGATCACCATCGTCGGCGTGCCCGACCGCCCCGGCATCGCCCACAGCATCCTGGGCGCCGTGTCCGCGGCCAGCATCAACGTCGACATGATCATCCAGAACGTGAGCGAGCACGGCAAGACCGACTTCACCTTCACCGTAGAGCGCAACGACTTCGACAAGGCCCTGGAAATCGTGCAGAAGATCGGCCGGGAGCTGGACGCCGAGGCGGTGCAGGGCGACAACCGCATCGTCAAGATCTCCATCGTCGGCGTCGGCATGCGCTCCCACGCCGGCATCGCCGCCACCATGTTCGAGACCCTGGCGCGCGAGAACATCAATATCCAGATGATCTCCACCTCCGAGATCAAGATCTCCGTCGTGGTCGACGAGAAGTACCTGGAGCTGGCCGTGCGCGCCCTGCACGAGGCCTTCGGCCTCGACAAGGCGGCCTGA
- a CDS encoding HsdM family class I SAM-dependent methyltransferase, with translation MGGEGKVSKERDIVERGDFWTTTSNKQLNFVQHVKTLLKQNGRAAVVVPDNVLFEGGAGETIRRKLLHECDVHTLLRLPTGLFYAQGVKANVLFFDKKPASETPWTRKLWIYDLRTNMHFTLKTNPLKREDLDEFVKCYNPENRFQRQATWSETSQDGRWRAYDYEELINRDKASLDIFWLKDDSLSDSDNLSAPEVIAAEIVEDLEAALAQFREILADLGPAAEEA, from the coding sequence GTGGGCGGAGAGGGAAAAGTCAGCAAGGAGCGCGACATCGTCGAGCGCGGCGACTTCTGGACCACCACCTCGAACAAGCAGCTCAACTTCGTCCAGCACGTGAAGACCCTGCTCAAGCAGAACGGCCGCGCCGCCGTGGTCGTGCCCGACAACGTGCTCTTCGAAGGCGGCGCCGGCGAAACCATCCGCCGCAAGCTGCTGCACGAGTGCGACGTCCACACCCTGCTGCGCCTGCCCACCGGCCTCTTCTACGCCCAGGGCGTGAAGGCGAACGTGCTGTTCTTCGACAAGAAGCCCGCCTCCGAGACCCCGTGGACCAGGAAGCTCTGGATCTACGACCTGCGCACCAACATGCACTTCACGCTCAAGACCAACCCCTTGAAGCGCGAAGACCTGGATGAGTTCGTGAAGTGCTACAACCCGGAAAACCGATTCCAACGCCAAGCCACATGGTCGGAAACAAGCCAGGACGGTCGTTGGCGCGCCTATGACTATGAAGAACTGATCAACCGCGACAAGGCCAGCCTGGACATCTTCTGGCTCAAGGACGACTCGCTATCGGACTCCGACAATCTGTCGGCGCCCGAGGTGATTGCGGCGGAGATCGTGGAGGATCTGGAGGCGGCGCTGGCGCAGTTCCGGGAGATTCTGGCGGATCTGGGGCCGGCGGCTGAAGAGGCCTGA